GCAAATATCTTTCCAAAATTTTACTTTGAATTTAATTGATACTGCAGGAATTCGCGAAACTGAAGATATTGTGGAAGCTTTAGGTATTAAAAAATCGCTTGAATATATAAAAAAAGCAGATTTGGTTTTGTTTGTCATAACTCCAGAAGAAATTAGTACCAAAAGTCTTGAAATAATTAATTTGGCAAAGGACAAAACTAAAATAATTGTTGTCAATAAAAGCGAAAATTTAAACGATAGTGAAAAACAAAGACTTATATCACAATTTAATGATGTAGTTTTTACTAATGCTTTAAATAACGATATTAATGAATTGATATCTAAAATTGATCAAAAATATAATAACGAAGAGATATTAAAAGATGAAAATTTAATTTTAATTAACATCAATCAAATTTCTTTAATTGAACAAGTTAAAAATAAAATTAATACCGCTTACATAAATTTGCAAAATCATTTTCCCATCGATGTTGTTAATGTTGATCTTTATGAAGGATGAGGTTTATTGAATGAACTTATTGGTGAACAATATGATGAAGAGATAATTGATAATATTTTCAGAAAATATTGTTTAGGTAAATAGAGGTGAATTGTGAAAAGTAAAAATAAAGAAATCAATTTCAAATATGAACGAGAACAAAAAGTTATTGATATTGCTAATTCTTCATTTGAAGAATTAGCAAATAAACTTGATTCCAAAATTGGACTTAGTCCAGAAGACAGACAACATAACGAATCCAAATTTGGTAAGAACCAAACTATTACTAAAAATTTTGCTCACTGAAAAAAAATTTTAGGAGTTCTAGTTGAACCTTTTAATTTGTTGTTGCTAGGCATTGGGTTAGCTAATTTTTTTATATATTTTTTTAACGATCGTGAAGTGATTGATTTAATTTCTGGGTTTATTGTTATTTCAATGATCTTTTTAACTGGTTCAGTAGATTATATTCAAGAATATAAAGCTTATAAATCTAATATTGAACTTCATAAAATGGTTGAAAACGGAATTTGAGTTGTAGATAAAGAAATTAATTTTTCGGAATTAAAAAGCAGTGTATCTCTTAAAAAAAATTTAATAAAAATTGATCAATCTCATTTAACAATTGGAGATGTTATTTATTTAAACAATGGTGATGTAATACCAACTGATATTAGAATAATTTGATCAAATCAACTAATGATTGATGAATCTACACTAACGGGGGAAAGTGAAGCTTTAGTTAAGCACACTAAAAATAAAAATAAACAACTTTTAGATTTAGAAAACATTGGATTTAGTCAAACAATAATCACTAACGGAAGTTGTTTCGGAGTTGTTATTAATATTGCTGAGCAAAATTATGCCATTTCAATTTTAAAAATTGCTGAAGAAAAAAATGGAGAATCAGATTATGAAAAAGGTTTATCTAAAATAACTAAAATTTTAGTTGTTTCAATCTTATCAATGATTCCGATTATTCTTTTGGCTTCAGGATTAAGAACTGGCGCTTGAGTGCAAGCATTAATTTTTTCATTATCAATCGCAGTTTCTTTAACCCCTGAAGCATTGCCTGCTATTATTTCTTCTAATTTACAACTTGGAGCTAAAAAAATGGCTAAAAATAAAGTTGTTGTTAAAAATTTAGCTGTTGTACAAAATATGGGTAGTGTTAATGTTTTATGCACTGACAAAACAGGAACCTTAACATTGGATGAAGTAAAACTTAATGATTGTGTAGATATTAACAAAACTAGTCAAGATCAATTAAACAAATTATTATTTATAAATTCATTTTTACAACAAAATTTATCCAACAAAATTGATCAAGCTGTAGTAAAAAAATTAAGTAATATCCAAATTCCAAAAAACATAAAATTATTGTCTGAAGAACCATTTTCACATATTACAAGATGTTTATCTTTATTGGTTGATATTGAAGGCAAAAAGACACAAATTTCCAAAGGTTCTGTTGAAGAAATGTTAAAAATGATTAATTTTGTTAATGACAATGGTCAGATTGTTGACTTTAACAAATCATATTTGCTAAAAATAAACGAACAAATTGAACAGTTAACAAAACAAGGTTATAGAACTCTAATTTTAGCTTCTAAAAAAACCGACAAAATTACTCATAAGAACCTAATTTTTGAAGGAATTGTTTCATTTCAAGAAGTCATTAAACCGGGTATTAAAAAAATTATTGAAACAATCTATAAATACAATATAGATTTAAAAATTTTAACCGGAGATGCTTCGAACATAGCTACTAAAATTGCAGAATTAATAAAACTGAGAAAAATCAAAACAATTACAGGAGATTTAATTCAAAAACTTTCAAAAACTGAATTAAATGAATTAATAAACACAGTCAATATTTTCGCTAAACTTTCACCTCTAGATAAGGCAAATATAGTTAATAACCTTCAATCTAACAAAAAAGTTGTTGCTTTTTTGGGGGATGGTGTTAATGATGCAGTGGCTTTAAAAACTGCCGATGTAGGAATATCTGTTAATAATGGAACACCACTAGCTAAAGCTGCTGCTGATGTTATTTTGCTAGAAAAAGATTTAGATGTTTTAGAGAAGTCTTTTATTAAGGGAAGACAAATTTTTACGAATGCAATTAAATATATTAAAATCACTGTTGCTTGTAATTTAGGATTAATGTTAACCCTATTAATTTCGACTTTTTGATTTGGTTTTGAAGCAATGTCACCACTTCAACTATTGTTACAAAATTTAATTTATGATTTTTCTAATTTAGTATTTGTTTTTGATAAAGTAGACGATTATTCAATTAAAAAGCCCTTATCATGAAATGTTAAAACCATTATTCCATTCGCTTTTTGAAATGGTCTTGTTTCCACGTTAATTTCAATAGTAAACTTTTTGATTATTGGTTATGTTATGGGAATGTTTGGACAAATTGCTGGAGTTAATGGAGAGTTTGCAATTAAACAGTTTCAAACAATGTTTTTTTTAGAATCGTTATTTACACACATGGTATTGATCATTGTTTATAGAACCGAAAAAATATCTCTAATTCAATCAAGACCATCATGACAACTTGTGGCGGGAATGTCTTTTTTTGCAGGAATAGCATTTATGATCACTTATATTCATCAAATTTCTCATGTAATCAATTTTGAAATTCCAAGTAGCATTTGACTAGCTTATTTATTTGGAATTTTATTACTCGCATGAATAATTGGAGAAATTGCAAAAAAATCTTACATTAAAATATTTAAAAATTGATTTTAAGGAGAATAATGAAAAAAAATTTAATTTTTGATTGTCACACACATTTAAATGACGAAACTTATGAAGAACAAAATATTCCAATTGAGGAAATTATTGAAGAAGCAAACAATGCAGGTGTTGGCTATCTTTTAAATTGCGCTTTCTCTGTTGCTTCTTCTGAAAAAGCGATTGAACAAGCCCATAAATTTGAAAATATTTTTGTTGCTGTAGGAATTCATCCAAACGAAGTTCAAAATCACAAAATTAGTGATCTTAAAAAATTAAAAATTTTAACCCAGGATTCTTCTGTTGTAGCAATTGGGGAAGTTGGATTAGATTACTTTTATCAAAAAGAAGATGCTGAAATTCAAAAGCAATGATTTAAAGATCAAATAGAAATTGCTCAAGAAAGAGACCTTACTTTAATGATGCACATTCGTGATGCAAAAGGAATTTATGAAGCTTATGATGATGTTTTAGAAATACTAGAAGAGTTTAAACCTAATAGAATGATTGTTCATTGTTTTTCGGCTAATTTAGAGTATGCTAAAAAATTTATAGATTTAGGGTGTTGAATAAACATCGGTGGTGCAGTAACGTTTAAAAATGCTAAAGAACTACAAGAAGCAACAGCTTGAATACCTTTAGAAAAAATTTTGGTAGAAACAGACGCGCCCTATTTAACACCACACCCTTTTAGAGGACAAATGAATTTTCCTAAAAATATCATTTTAACTGTTGAAAAAATAGCTGAATTAAAAAACCTGTCAAAAGATGAAATAATTTCAGCAACAACAGAAAATGCTTTTAAAGCTTTTAATATATTTTCATAATTTAAAAATGAAAAATATTAGAAGGTTTTTTAGTAGTAAAATATTTAAAAAGGAGAGTGTGAAATAGTGGCAGGAATATACGATATACATTGTCATTTGAACGATGGTGTTTACTTGGAACAAAATATTAGTTCAGCAGAAATTGTTAGTGAAGCCGCAAAAGCGGGTGTAACTATTATTAACTCTGTTGGTTATGACTTAAAATCATCAAAATTGTCTGTATTACAAGCAGCAAAAAATTCTAATGTTTATGCTGTGATTGGGATTCATCCAACACAAGCAGCATTGTACACAGATGTTGTATACGATCAATTAGAAGATCTAGCTAATGCTAATAAAGTTGTCGCAATTGGTGAAACAGGATTGGACTATTCAAGAGGTAGTCAATATATAATTCAACAAAAAGATGCTTTTTACAAACAAATCGAATTAGCTAAAAAATTTGATTTACCATTAATGATTCACATTAAGGACAACCCTGGAGAATTTAACGCGTATAATGATGTCTTAAATATCCTTAAATCTAAAAAAGTTAAGAAAGCTGTAATTCACGCTTTTGAAGGAAATTGATCAATAGCTCAACAATTTATCAAGTTAGGTTATTATATTTCACTTAATGGACTAGTGACAAGAAATAAAGAATTACAAGAAGTTGCTAAAAATATTTCTTTAAATGATTTAATGATTGAATCTGATGCGCCTTATCATGCTCCACATCCATATGAAAGAGCAATTAATCATCCAAAATATTTACCATTAGTTGTTGAAAAAATAGCAGCGATTAGAGGAATGAATGCTGATGATTTAATTTCTGCAACAAGAAAAAATTCAAGAGACTTTTTCTTATAAAAATCTAAAAGAACCACAAGGTTCTTTTTATGTTTGAAAACATTTATTAGTATAAAAGGAGAAAATTATGAAAATTTTATTTATTGGATTAGGACATATGGGATCAGCTTTGATTAAAGGAATTAATCGCGAAAATAATGAACATCAAGTTTATGGTTATCATTATGATGACAACAAACTAAAAATTTTAGCAAAGGAACTAAACATCAAACCCTTTAATGATTTGACTAAAATCAAAAAACAAGAATTTGATGTTATTTTCTTAGGAGTTAGGGTACCAGTAATGCCTGAAGTAATTAAGAATTTAGATAAAAATGATTTGGGCAAAACAATCATTATTTCAATGGCTTCTGGTTATGCGATTCAAAAGATTTCATCAGGATTCTCAAATAACAAAAATCTTACAATTATTAGAATAATGCCTAACATAAATGCAAATTATCAAAGATCAACAACAGGAATAACTTTAATTGAAGACAAAAAAATAGAAACTAATATAGTTAAACTTTTAGAGAAATGTGGATCAGTCTTTTTAATTAATGAAGAAGAGTTTTCTAATTTTACAATAGCAGCTGGATGCATGCCCGCTTATGCTTTGACATATGTAAATGAATTTCAAAAAGCAGTTATTGCTAACGGAATGGACTCTCAAAAAGCTAAGGAAATTTTAATAGACACATTTATTCAAACTTTAGAATCATGAAAATTAACCCAAAATAGTGCTGAAAGTATTATTAATGCCATTTCAGTTTCTGGCGGAGTTACTATTGAGGCTCTTAAAGTTTTTAAAAAAAATAATTTAGAAAAAACAATTGCAGAAGCTTATGAAGCAGCAATTCACAAAGATAAAAACCATTAGTGTTTCATAATGGGATGTAGAACACTATTTATGTATTTATTTTCCAAAAAATAACTTAAAACGGACCAGTAAAACGGTCTTTTTTTACTATAAAAATTATTTTTTCCATTTCCTTGACTAAAACTTGGAAAAAATTATAATGAAAACGGAGGTTTTAAAATTATGACAGATATAGGTAGATTATTAATTACTGAATTTTTTGGAACAGCAATCTTAATTACTTTAGGAAATGGAATAGTTGCAAATGTTGTTTTAAAAGGCACGAAAGCTCAAAATGTTGGGTGATTATCAATTTGTATAGGATGAGGGACTGCGGTATTCACGGCTGCAATAATTTCTTCTGCTTTCAAAGGTGGACAAGGATGATTAAATCCAGCAGTTATGTTAGCTGCTGCTTTCGCTGATTTTGATGGAATTAAAAATGCATTTGCAATTTTTAACAACGGTGAAATGGTTGGAATTTTAATTGGTGTTTTAGCTCTTGAAATTTTTGGAGCAATTTTAGGTTCGTTAATTGTGGATATAGTTTATATTAATCACATTAAATTAGTTCTAAATGATAAGAGTGACTTGGAATGTAAAGGAACAATTCTTGGGATGCACTCAACCGGACCAACAGATAAATCAATGATAAATTCATTTTTGATGGAATTTGTAGCAACAGCTGTTTTGGTAACAGCGATATTAGCAATTGGACAATACGGAACTATTCCTAAATTTTTTGTTCCAATTATAGTTGGAGCAATTGTGATAGGGATAGGACTATCATTGGGTGGTACCACCGGATATGCAATTAATCCAGCTCGTGACCTAGGTCCAAGAATTGTGCATCAATTATTACCCTTAAAAGGAAAGGGTGGCTCAGATTGAAAATATTCTTGAGTCCCAATTGCTGCACCTATGTCTGCAGGACTAATTATTGGACTAATTTTTTCAGCATTATAGAATGGAAGTAAAATGAAAAATTATGATATTTGTATAATCGGAGGAGGTATTCTTGGAGCAGCTATTGCTAGAGAACTTTCTCAATATGATAAAAAAATAGTCGTTTTAGAAGCGAACAAAAGAGTTGCTATGGAAACTAGTGCCGGTAATTCTGGATTAGTGCATGGTGGTTTTGATCCAACGCCAGGAAAATTGAATGCCAAACTTAATCAATTGGGAAAACTTCGTTATGAAGATTGAATTAGAGATATGGATTTTCCATATCTAAGAATTGATTCAACGGTGGTTGCATTTAATAAAGAAGAAATGAAACATGTTTATATGTTGTATGATCGTGGTTTAATTAATGGTTTAAAAAAATCTGAATTAGAAATTATTGATGCTCAGGAATTGCAAAAAAGAGAACCAAACATTTCTAAAGAAGCGGTTGGAGCTTTAGTGTGTAATTCTTCAATTGCAATTGACCCGGTAGAATTAACTAAAGTTTTGTTTAAAAATGCTATTAAAAACGGTGTTGATTTGATGCTTGATTCCAAAGTTCAAGCCATTGTTAAAAACGGAACTAATTATGAAATCAAAAACAATAAAGAAACAATTTCTGCTCCAATTATCATTAATGTTGCAGGACACTATGCAGATGTAATTTCTGAAATGGCAGGGTATCCAGAATTTAAACTAGTTGCTCGTCGTGGTGAATATCGGATTTTAGAAAAAACAGAAGAAGGAATTGTGAATTCGGTTGTTTTTATGGTTCCAACTATTCACGGAAAAGGTGTTATTGTTGCCCCAATGTTAGATGGTCATGTTATGGTAGGACCAACAGCTGAAGAAAATATTGCTAAAGATGATACTCGTTTAATCACCAAAGCTAAATTTGATTCAATCGGAAGTATTGGTAAAAAGCTAATTCCTAATTTGCGAATCGAAAAAACTTGTATGGTTTATTCTGGTTCAAGACCAATTGAACCAACCACAAATGATTTTTGAATAAAACCAGTTGTAAAAGATCCTAATTTCATTAATGTGGCAGGAACAAAATCACCAGCAATTGCTTCAGCTCCTGCGATCGCAGACTATGTGATTTATTTAATTAAAAAGAATAACAAATTAAAATTTAAAAAAAATTGAAACCCAAAACAAGAAAGTGAGTTACCAATTATATAATGGAAAAATACGTTGTAACACTAGATGAAGGTACCACAAGTGCCAGAACACTAATAACTAATCGTAAGGGAGAAATAATTGGAATTGACCAAGCCGAATTTACTCAATTTTTTCCTCAAGAAGGATGAGTAGAACATGATGCAATTGAAATTTGAAACGCTCAACACAAAACATTAGTTCAAGCACTTAACAAAGCAAAAATTAAAGGTGATCAAGTTGAAGTCATCGGAATTACCAATCAACGTGAAACTGTTGTTTTATGAAATAAAACAACAGGGTTACCAATTTATAATGCCATCGTTTGACAAGACCAAAGAACAGCTAAATATTGCGAAGACATGAATCAAGAACAAGTTGATATGATTAGAGAAAAAACAGGATTAATCTCTAATCCTTACTTTTCAGGAACTAAAGTTAAATGAATTTTAGATAATGTTCCTGGCGCTCGTCAATTAGCTAATGAAAATAACTTAATGTTTGGAACGATTAATACTTGATTAATTTATCGTTTATCAGGTGGTGAAGTTTTTGTGACTGATCACACTAATGCCCAAAGAACATTAATGTATAACATTCATACTAATGATTGAGATGATGAATTATTAGCCTTATTTAACATTCCTCGAAACATTCTACCCGAAATTAAAAGTTGTAGTGAAATTTACGGTTTAACTTACCCTGGAATTTTATCAAAATCAGATAAAACCCAAATTAAAGTTGGGTCTTCAATTGGAGATCAACAGTCAGCGCTATTTGGACAACTTTGTGTTGATGAAGGTCAATCAAAAATTACTTATGGAACAGGATGTTTTATTTTAATGAATACTGGAGAACAACGCGTTGTTTCTAGTCATGGATTGTTAACAACGGTTGCCTTAGCTTATCAAGGTAAAATAACTTATGCTCTAGAAGGTTCTGTAATGATTGCTGGAGCAGCTATTCAATGATTACGTGATAATTTACGATTAATTTATAACGCAATCGAAACAGAGTGATATGCAGGACAAGTTGATGATGATCGTCGTGTTTATGTTGTCCCATCATTTACTGGGTTAGGTTCTCCTTACTGAGATTCATATTCACGTGGAGCAATTTTTGGTCTTGATCGCGGAACTAAAAGAGAACACATTGTGCGAGCAACATTAGAAGCGATTGCTTACCAAGCTTATGATGTTATTAGTGCAATGCAAAAAGATATTAAAAAAGATTTAGCATCTCTGAAAGTTGATGGGGGAGCATCACGTAACAAATTTATTATGCAATTTCAATCAGACATCACTCAAACAAAAGTAATTAAACCTAAAAACGTTGAAACTACTGCAATGGGAGCTGCTTATTTAGCTGGATTAGCAACAGGTTATTGAAAAGATGTTGAAGAAATCAAAAAAAATTATCAAATTGATTTTGAACTACAACCATCAATTAATAAAAACAAAGCTAATTCCTTAATTAAAGGCTGACAAGAAGCAGTTAAAAGAACTTTTAGTTGAACAAAAGATATTCAATAAAATAAAAAACCAGGATGTAAAAATCCTGATTTTTTATTCAACTAAATCTTCAAAGTTTAAAACTTTATCAGCTCATTTAGTTTCGAAGTTAATATCATGGGTTGTAATCAAAACAGTTCCTTCAAAAGCTTTAATTGCCTCTAATAGCGCTTCTTTGGCTAACACATCAATATGATTAGTGGGCTCATCTAAAATTAATAAAGATGCAGGTTCTAAACTTAAAGCAGCGAGCCTAACTTTAGTTTGTTCTCCTCCAGATAATTTGTTCATTGGATTTAACATCAATTCTGATTTAACTCCAAATTTTCCGATTGTTGCTCTAACTTCGCCTTCAAGCATTTCGGGATAAAGGCTCATCAAGTAAGCGATTGGAGTTTCATCGCCATTATGTTCAAGTTGGTGGAAATAAGCAATATCAACACCGTTTCCTAACATGATTTTTCCTGAGACAGGTTTGAGAGAACCTTCGATAGTGTTTAAGAAAGTGGTTTTACCAATTCCGTTATAACCACGAACAATACATTTTTCTCCTTCACGCAATTCGAAAGTTAAGGGGTGAGTTAAAGCAAAACCATATCCGATCTCTAAGTTTTCAGCCTTAACAACCACTGCTGAATTAGGGCGTTTATATTTGAACTTCATCTTTGGTTTTACTAAATCACGTCGTTCATCCATGACATCCATTTTATCAAGTTGTTTTTGACGTGATTGGGCAGAGCGAGCAGTTGAAGCACGAGCAGCATTTCTCGCTACATAATCTTTTAGTTTAGCAATTTGCTGTTGTTGAGATTCACGAGCAGCATCATATTGTTCAGCGCGTTGTTGCGAAAGTTCTAAATATTTATCGTAGTTTCCAACATAACGATTAATTTCTTGATTTTCAATTGCATAAATAATATCAACAGTTTTATTAATAAAATCTACATCATGTGAAATTAGTAAATATGAATTTTCATAATTTTGTAAAAAGTTAGCAAGTCACTCGACTTGTTCAACATCTAAAAAGTTAGTGGGTTCATCTAGTAAAATAAAATCATCATTTTTTAATAATAGTTTTGCTAACAAAATTTTTCCTCTTTGACCACCAGATAATTGTCCCAAAGTCTTGTTAAGGTTTTCTGGGTTAATTCCTAATCCAGCAACCAAGTTTCCGATGGTTTTTTCAATAGTGTCAAAACCTTTTAAAGATAATTCTTCTTGTCAAGCCAAAGCTTTAATTAAATCATCTTCATTATATTCAATGGCCATATCTTCGTAGATTTTGTTAATTTTATCTTGCATAACATAAAGATCTTTATAGGCATCTTTTAAATAATCAATACCTAAAATATTTAAATCAACATCTTGGTGTTGATCTAAATATCCCATTTTTGCACGAGGATGCAATTCAACAATTCCGTGATCAGGAGTGATTCTCCCGGTAATAATATTTAATAATGTTGTTTTACCAGTTCCATTAGCACCAAGAAGTCCGATGTGTTCACCTTTATTAACTCTTAGTGTTGAATCTCTGTATAAAATTTTTCCACCATTTTGATGGGTTAGTCCTTCAATAAAAAGTACACTCATACTTCCCCTCCTAAATAAATAACTATTAAATTATAATATAAAAGATTATTTTTAAAATAAAATTAGAAAATCAAGTGTTTGCTTTCTATCTTGAAAAAAAGTAATAAAATAGATTGAAAAGGAAAAACATGAATAAAAAAAAGTCATTTATAGAGAAAAAAATTTTTAATTGATTCTTCAAAAATTCTTCAAAAAAAAATAATGAAAAATTAACAGCTGAGCAGGTTAATAAAAAAGCAAGAATGAATGGTGGATGAGATCGAGAACAATTATTTATTCCGATTTTAACAACTAGAGAATTTATGTTGCGATATGCAAGTGTTTGAAAAGCGATTGCTTATTTTTGTATTCCCACCGTTATTTTAATGCTAACCCAAGGTCTGTATAATATTTTGGATAAAACCTTAGCTTTGCAATTTGCTACTCCTCACGCTAGTGCAAATTGAGATTATTTTCATAAATTAATTATTGGAGCTAATGATCATTCGATTTTAATGGATGCTTTAAATTCCACATCTGATAGATGAACTTCTTTTTTAAACTTTTTTAGTTTAGATAGTACCGCTAATCTTAACAATTTAAAAATTGCTGTTAACAATGCTGAACAAAAGACCATTTTAATGGAAGTTGAAAAATTGTATAACTTAAATCAAATAACAATTTCAGCAGAGAGAATTAGAGAATACATTAATGTTACAACTCAATATACAATGCAAACTTATAACCTAGCTTATTCGTTTTCACAAATTATGGCAATTGGAGCAGGAATGCACTATGCAGTACAATTTGGGCGCGGAAAAAAAGAACAATTAGGAGAAATTACAGGCAATAGTATTTCTCAATCATTTTTGGTTTCAATAGCTGTTGCTATGTTACTATTTTTTTTATCGTTTCCTAGTTTTAATCAGGTTTTAATATCTTCACAAATGGGTGGTCACAAAAATGAAGTGATTACTGCTTTAGCTTGATCTGATGTTGAACCCTTAATTTATGGTCTTCCAACAATGTTTGTTGCCGGAGTGATTATGAACATGGTCAGAAGTGAAGGTAAAATGTGACACATCATGATCATGACTTTAACTTCATTAATTGTTAAATGTGGAGTTTCGATTTCAGCAATGCATTTTGGAGGGATGGAATTAACTGGAGCACAATTAGGGACAATAATGGCTTTCTTGTATCAAATTTTGTATTGCTTAGTTGTTATTTATGCATCTAAAATTTCGTATTCTAAATTTAAAATTAGAAATTTATTTATTTTGCAAAAACAAAATTGAACAGAAACAATTAAGGCCGGAATTCCTAATTTTATTATTTATTTTGCCGTAGTTGTAAATTCTTATGTTTCTACAGCAGTTGTGATTAAGTTACCAAT
The sequence above is drawn from the Williamsoniiplasma somnilux genome and encodes:
- a CDS encoding HAD-IC family P-type ATPase, whose amino-acid sequence is MKSKNKEINFKYEREQKVIDIANSSFEELANKLDSKIGLSPEDRQHNESKFGKNQTITKNFAHWKKILGVLVEPFNLLLLGIGLANFFIYFFNDREVIDLISGFIVISMIFLTGSVDYIQEYKAYKSNIELHKMVENGIWVVDKEINFSELKSSVSLKKNLIKIDQSHLTIGDVIYLNNGDVIPTDIRIIWSNQLMIDESTLTGESEALVKHTKNKNKQLLDLENIGFSQTIITNGSCFGVVINIAEQNYAISILKIAEEKNGESDYEKGLSKITKILVVSILSMIPIILLASGLRTGAWVQALIFSLSIAVSLTPEALPAIISSNLQLGAKKMAKNKVVVKNLAVVQNMGSVNVLCTDKTGTLTLDEVKLNDCVDINKTSQDQLNKLLFINSFLQQNLSNKIDQAVVKKLSNIQIPKNIKLLSEEPFSHITRCLSLLVDIEGKKTQISKGSVEEMLKMINFVNDNGQIVDFNKSYLLKINEQIEQLTKQGYRTLILASKKTDKITHKNLIFEGIVSFQEVIKPGIKKIIETIYKYNIDLKILTGDASNIATKIAELIKLRKIKTITGDLIQKLSKTELNELINTVNIFAKLSPLDKANIVNNLQSNKKVVAFLGDGVNDAVALKTADVGISVNNGTPLAKAAADVILLEKDLDVLEKSFIKGRQIFTNAIKYIKITVACNLGLMLTLLISTFWFGFEAMSPLQLLLQNLIYDFSNLVFVFDKVDDYSIKKPLSWNVKTIIPFAFWNGLVSTLISIVNFLIIGYVMGMFGQIAGVNGEFAIKQFQTMFFLESLFTHMVLIIVYRTEKISLIQSRPSWQLVAGMSFFAGIAFMITYIHQISHVINFEIPSSIWLAYLFGILLLAWIIGEIAKKSYIKIFKNWF
- a CDS encoding TatD family hydrolase, which translates into the protein MKKNLIFDCHTHLNDETYEEQNIPIEEIIEEANNAGVGYLLNCAFSVASSEKAIEQAHKFENIFVAVGIHPNEVQNHKISDLKKLKILTQDSSVVAIGEVGLDYFYQKEDAEIQKQWFKDQIEIAQERDLTLMMHIRDAKGIYEAYDDVLEILEEFKPNRMIVHCFSANLEYAKKFIDLGCWINIGGAVTFKNAKELQEATAWIPLEKILVETDAPYLTPHPFRGQMNFPKNIILTVEKIAELKNLSKDEIISATTENAFKAFNIFS
- a CDS encoding TatD family hydrolase, whose translation is MAGIYDIHCHLNDGVYLEQNISSAEIVSEAAKAGVTIINSVGYDLKSSKLSVLQAAKNSNVYAVIGIHPTQAALYTDVVYDQLEDLANANKVVAIGETGLDYSRGSQYIIQQKDAFYKQIELAKKFDLPLMIHIKDNPGEFNAYNDVLNILKSKKVKKAVIHAFEGNWSIAQQFIKLGYYISLNGLVTRNKELQEVAKNISLNDLMIESDAPYHAPHPYERAINHPKYLPLVVEKIAAIRGMNADDLISATRKNSRDFFL
- a CDS encoding pyrroline-5-carboxylate reductase family protein, with the protein product MKILFIGLGHMGSALIKGINRENNEHQVYGYHYDDNKLKILAKELNIKPFNDLTKIKKQEFDVIFLGVRVPVMPEVIKNLDKNDLGKTIIISMASGYAIQKISSGFSNNKNLTIIRIMPNINANYQRSTTGITLIEDKKIETNIVKLLEKCGSVFLINEEEFSNFTIAAGCMPAYALTYVNEFQKAVIANGMDSQKAKEILIDTFIQTLESWKLTQNSAESIINAISVSGGVTIEALKVFKKNNLEKTIAEAYEAAIHKDKNH
- a CDS encoding MIP/aquaporin family protein, encoding MTDIGRLLITEFFGTAILITLGNGIVANVVLKGTKAQNVGWLSICIGWGTAVFTAAIISSAFKGGQGWLNPAVMLAAAFADFDGIKNAFAIFNNGEMVGILIGVLALEIFGAILGSLIVDIVYINHIKLVLNDKSDLECKGTILGMHSTGPTDKSMINSFLMEFVATAVLVTAILAIGQYGTIPKFFVPIIVGAIVIGIGLSLGGTTGYAINPARDLGPRIVHQLLPLKGKGGSDWKYSWVPIAAPMSAGLIIGLIFSAL
- the glpO gene encoding type 2 glycerol-3-phosphate oxidase, encoding MKNYDICIIGGGILGAAIARELSQYDKKIVVLEANKRVAMETSAGNSGLVHGGFDPTPGKLNAKLNQLGKLRYEDWIRDMDFPYLRIDSTVVAFNKEEMKHVYMLYDRGLINGLKKSELEIIDAQELQKREPNISKEAVGALVCNSSIAIDPVELTKVLFKNAIKNGVDLMLDSKVQAIVKNGTNYEIKNNKETISAPIIINVAGHYADVISEMAGYPEFKLVARRGEYRILEKTEEGIVNSVVFMVPTIHGKGVIVAPMLDGHVMVGPTAEENIAKDDTRLITKAKFDSIGSIGKKLIPNLRIEKTCMVYSGSRPIEPTTNDFWIKPVVKDPNFINVAGTKSPAIASAPAIADYVIYLIKKNNKLKFKKNWNPKQESELPII
- the glpK gene encoding glycerol kinase GlpK; the encoded protein is MEKYVVTLDEGTTSARTLITNRKGEIIGIDQAEFTQFFPQEGWVEHDAIEIWNAQHKTLVQALNKAKIKGDQVEVIGITNQRETVVLWNKTTGLPIYNAIVWQDQRTAKYCEDMNQEQVDMIREKTGLISNPYFSGTKVKWILDNVPGARQLANENNLMFGTINTWLIYRLSGGEVFVTDHTNAQRTLMYNIHTNDWDDELLALFNIPRNILPEIKSCSEIYGLTYPGILSKSDKTQIKVGSSIGDQQSALFGQLCVDEGQSKITYGTGCFILMNTGEQRVVSSHGLLTTVALAYQGKITYALEGSVMIAGAAIQWLRDNLRLIYNAIETEWYAGQVDDDRRVYVVPSFTGLGSPYWDSYSRGAIFGLDRGTKREHIVRATLEAIAYQAYDVISAMQKDIKKDLASLKVDGGASRNKFIMQFQSDITQTKVIKPKNVETTAMGAAYLAGLATGYWKDVEEIKKNYQIDFELQPSINKNKANSLIKGWQEAVKRTFSWTKDIQ